From a single Rutidosis leptorrhynchoides isolate AG116_Rl617_1_P2 chromosome 5, CSIRO_AGI_Rlap_v1, whole genome shotgun sequence genomic region:
- the LOC139848806 gene encoding COBRA-like protein 7: MKVNYRFGFNFPNTTQIQISNMSPTFFLFLTFTTIVTAQSPPATPLLSPATPLLPPATPAAPPPAPVSDSCNGIFLSYTYNSGAKIPPEIKTDPTQQPYKFKSTLLVLNNAAEELKSWRVFVGFQHNEYLVSVSNAIIADGTASLPGPVGNGTIFAGFPNADLQTAIETAGDLNQMSVKVEFVGTQFGVGAPDVPMPEDVFLVNDGYVCPTPTMQGTRVMDVCCMKDLNEITNITVPDQFLPRQNGDLTIMYDVIQTFESNYRASVTIENHSPLGRLDNWNLTWDWMRDEFIGDIKGAYPYTRDSSPCIFGPQGTFYQNMDFSTVLNCERRPTIIDLPLDMTNNTQLGMIPFCCRNGTILPPTLDPSKSKSAFQIQVYKMPPDINRSELIPPQNFKISGRLNPDYTCGPPVRVSPTQFPDPSGLPGPTAVSSWQVVCNITQTKTTIPKCCVSFSAYYNESVIPCPTCACGCRGISPGACSTTSPALFLPSQALLVPFENRTTLATAWAHIKHRPVPNPLPCSDHCGVSINWHLLTDYRNGWSSRLTIFNWEDAPFVDWFVAVQNDKFTPGFEKVYSFNGTVLDINDKNNTILMQGLPGLNYLVGEVDGANPDKDPRVPGKQQSVISFTKKNLPKIDVANGDGFPTKVFFNGEECALPGIIPISDSNRMRVSSLILAITFVLILLQR, encoded by the exons atGAAGGTTAACTATCGATTTG GCTTCAACTTTCCAAATACAACACAAATTCAAATTTCGAACATGTCTCCCACATTCTTTCTATTCCTCACTTTCACTACCATCGTCACTGCCCAATCACCGCCAGCAACACCATTATTATCGCCAGCAACACCACTATTACcgccagcaacaccagcagcaccgCCACCAGCACCAGTTTCCGACAGCTGTAACGGCATATTTTTATCCTACACCTACAATTCCGGAGCCAAAATTCCACCCGAAATCAAAACAGACCCAACACAACAACCATACAAATTCAAGTCAACACTTTTAGTACTCAACAATGCAGCTGAAGAACTCAAATCATGGAGGGTATTTGTGGGATTTCAGCATAATGAATATTTAGTATCTGTATCTAATGCAATAATTGCTGATGGTACTGCTAGTCTTCCGGGTCCAGTTGGAAATGGGACTATTTTTGCTGGGTTCCCAAACGCTGATTTGCAAACGGCGATTGAAACGGCGGGAGATTTAAATCAAATGTCGGTTAAGGTTGAGTTTGTTGGTACACAATTTGGGGTTGGGGCCCCTGATGTTCCTATGCCTGAAGATGTTTTTCTTGTGAATGATGGATATGTTTGTCCTACTCCTACAATGCAAG GGACTAGAGTAATGGATGTTTGTTGCATGAAAGACCTAAACGAGATAACAAACATAACCGTACCAGACCAGTTCCTCCCACGCCAAAACGGCGACCTCACAATAATGTACGACGTTATTCAAACCTTCGAATCCAACTACCGAGCTTCAGTCACCATCGAGAACCACAGCCCGTTAGGCCGGCTCGATAACTGGAACCTAACATGGGACTGGATGCGCGATGAGTTCATCGGTGACATCAAAGGCGCGTACCCCTATACACGTGACTCATCACCTTGCATATTTGGCCCACAAGGCACCTTTTACCAAAACATGGATTTTTCAACCGTTTTAAACTGCGAAAGGCGGCCCACAATCATCGATTTACCCCTCGACATGACTAACAATACGCAACTCGGTATGATTCCGTTTTGTTGCCGGAACGGTACAATCTTGCCGCCAACGCTCGACCCAAGCAAGTCGAAATCAGCGTTTCAGATACAAGTGTACAAGATGCCACCGGATATAAACCGATCGGAACTCATTCCACCACAAAACTTCAAAATAAGTGGCAGGTTGAACCCAGATTATACATGTGGCCCTCCTGTTCGGGTCAGCCCCACCCAGTTTCCCGACCCTAGTGGGTTACCCGGTCCGACTGCAGTATCAAGTTGGCAAGTGGTATGCAATATAACACAAACTAAAACTACAATCCCAAAATGTTGTGTGTCGTTTTCGGCATACTACAATGAGTCAGTTATACCGTGCCCGACTTGTGCATGTGGTTGCCGAGGTATAAGTCCCGGAGCATGTAGTACAACTTCACCAGCATTGTTTCTTCCGTCTCAGGCTCTTCTTGTTCCGTTTGAGAACCGAACCACACTCGCTACTGCTTGGGCTCACATTAAACATCGACCCGTACCCAACCCATTACCATGTTCGGACCATTGTGGGGTCAGTATTAACTGGCACTTGCTAACGGATTATCGAAATGGGTGGTCTTCGAGACTAACTATATTCAACTGGGAAGATGCTCCTTTTGTTGATTGGTTCGTTGCAGTGCAAAATGACAAGTTTACCCCTGGGTTCGAGAAAGTGTACTCATTTAACGGGACGGTTCTTGACATCAACGATAAGAATAACACGATCCTAATGCAGGGCTTACCTGGATTAAACTACTTGGTTGGAGAAGTAGACGGGGCTAACCCGGATAAAGACCCGCGGGTACCAGGGAAACAACAGTCGGTTATTTCGTTTACGAAGAAAAATCTGCCGAAAATCGATGTAGCGAATGGCGATGGGTTTCCGACTAAAGTTTTCTTTAATGGTGAAGAATGTGCGCTTCCGGGAATAATTCCGATAAGCGATTCTAACAGGATGAGGGTCTCTTCGTTAATTTTAGCGATCACATTTGTCTTAATATTGTTGCAACGTTGA
- the LOC139849891 gene encoding uncharacterized protein, which translates to MSNSGRNRVRKDRFYSPPAMRRFNQQQQIEPTKFVEKKKTNLDRFMNHTTPIVSAHHFTKSSINGWRNHEDDYHPYFVLGDLWDSFKEWSAYGVGVPLVLNEHDSVIQYYAPSLSAIQLYVDSTAPTTGLRRAGEDSDYESSRATSSDGSYDAGAAVVRGPRSTTHVDYIDQSFNKLVLRDDSDDADIRNPPGLLAFEYFERASPFQRETLANKISDLELTFPELKTYRSCDLTQSSWLSVAWYPIYRIPVGPSLQNVDTSFLTFHSLSTPLKNGNCLLPNGLTARDVHEPRMACRLSLSIFGLAVYKFKNADWTKDGIRGTEKVNSLVNSADNWLKKLDVHHPDYMFFKYH; encoded by the exons ATGTCGAATTCGGGTCGGAATCGGGTCCGGAAAGATAGATTTTACAGCCCGCCAGCGATGAGAAGGTTCAATCAACAGCAGCAAATTGAACCCACAAAATTTGTAGAAAAAAAGAAGACTAATTTGGATCGATTCATGAATCATACTACTCCAATTGTTTCTGCCCACCATTTCACTAAG AGTAGCATAAATGGATGGAGGAATCATGAAGACGATTACCACCCGTACTTTGTACTTGGTGATCTTTGGGATTCATTTAAGGAGTGGAGTGCGTATGGAGTCGGGGTTCCTCTTGTATTGAATGAACACGACTCTGTTATTCAATACTACGCACCTTCGTTATCTGCCATTCAACTCTATGTTGATTCGACTGCACCTACAACAGGCTTAAG ACGGGCAGGTGAAGACAGCGACTACGAGTCATCTAGAGCGACTAGCAGTGACGGCAGTTATGATGCAGGTGCAGCCGTTGTTCGTGGGCCCAGGTCTACAACGCACGTTGACTATATTGACCAGAGCTTTAATAAGCTTGTGCTTAGAGATGATTCTGATGACGCTGACATAAGAAACCCTCCAGGCCTTTTagcatttgaatattttgaacgtGCATCTCCGTTTCAACGCGAAACTCTCGCAAACAAG ATATCAGATCTTGAGCTTACGTTTCCAGAACTGAAAACATACAGGAGCTGTGATCTAACTCAGTCAAGTTGGCTTTCTGTGGCTTG GTATCCGATATACAGAATACCTGTTGGCCCATCTCTCCAAAACGTTGATACAAGTTTCTTGACTTTCCATTCTTTGTCAACTCCATTAAAAA ATGGGAATTGTTTGCTCCCAAATGGCTTAACGGCTAGGGACGTTCATGAACCCAGAATGGCATGTCGACTCTCGTTATCAATATTTGGGCTTGCGGTCTACAAGTTTAAAAATGCCGACTGGACCAAAGATGGAATACGTGGCACCGAAAAAGTCAACTCGCTTGTAAACTCAGCTGACAATTGGCTCAAAAAATTGGATGTACATCACCCGGATTACATGTTTTTCAAATATCACTAG